The DNA window CTCttcattcccctcccctgtcactcaccaattcaaaaaaCGTAGGCTAATGATAGGgttggcccctcttatgcccccccccccttaaaagtCCTTAAATTGCCCCTGATCCAGCTGCTTTTGGTTGAATCGGTCAGATGGACTGTGGTTCACGGTTTTGTCCGTCTTGCAGGATCTGTGCTCTTCATGGGAAGAGTGATGAAGCCCGAAGTCATTGAGCCCAACCAGCACGACTTTGAAGGGGTGTAACCCCCTGCAGTCCCACCATCATACGGCAAACATCTCAGtagagccccacccccccacctgccaATCATCTGCCAAGTTTTTGTGGAAACACCCCAGGGACACAGCAACCAGCATAGTACTGGTGATCTGTAAAGAGCTTTCAAAATGTATAAAGCACTAATACACGTCTCCCCCACCCTCAAACTGCAGCCTCACTACAGCCCAGCACACTGGCTGCCAAAGGTGTGCATTTTACTCAAGGCTTCACTGCATGATTTGGTTGTACATTTTGAAATTGTGTTATGTATACGTAGATATTTATTGCTAATGTACGTGCTCTGTTCAGTATTTAAATCCTGGATTGCATCCTTGGTCATtttcatttctcttttttaaCGCTATGGGTATTtgctataaaatactgctgaaCTACTAACATGCCTTACGTGAGCTGATATGGACTAGGGGTGAGGTCTCCGATGAGGAAACGAGAAATCACCAGCTGTATCCTCTCTttggaaataaatatgaatgtgTTCAAGTCCGCTCCGTTATTTCTTGCTAGGCACAGAAAATATCTGTAAAGCTGGACCCCCTCCACACTTATTATGGAGGTCTGTGTGTGAAATGTATTAATTTGGTTGCTTATCTGGCTCCCCCTGCCCGGAGCGACATCCATTTATACAGGTTAAATTGATTTTAAGCAATCGGGGTTAAGTACCTTACTAAAGGATTTAACAATTGGTTCGCAATTGACGTCTTTTGGGTAACTGTAGTTTCATTTAGTAACACTAAATGCATCAATAACAGAAGCTAAATATCTTTTGTATTGGACGCTCTGTCGATTATGAAACCAATATAGCCTACATATAATATATTGCTGCTTAAATATTTGTTTAGTGAATGATCACTATACATCCGATACTACCGGAGTTGTAAGCGCGGCACCTGTCTTGGGGGCGGTGCTTGCGACCGGACACCGAATttgccccgccccgcccccacgACTCGAACACCCTGCTTCGGCCGGGGCGCCATGGGAAGCGGCGGCGCTGTGCCATCCAGCCTGCGGTGCGGGACCCGACCGGGACATGTCCGAGAGGTAGGTCCGGGATCTCTCCCTAAAGGCGAGGACACCGGCTGCGCTTTATCatgattttaattttaaacacgTCCCACGCTGTGTATAACCGCACGAATCCTTATCAGTACGCTTATCTTCAATACTGTTGATATCGTGTGACTTTCCGTATAAATTGAGTAACACCAGAATTTCTCTGTGCAATTCTCCGTGTGGGGTATCTTAACAAAAGTCCCATAATTATCGAGTTCAGCGAGCGATTCGGAGGTATCTAATGTCCTCGGCGTCCTTTATACCGTTATAGATTACACCTGCTCAGGTGTCCCGCTGTTATGGCTACGGCCCTAATCCGGGGTTCACCGTAACTCTAACCAGCCGAAACGGCATGGAGGCGCTCGGTAGCCTTTCCAGTCGGGTTCTGTGACCGCAGTCCGCTATTTTAGGGCGTTTCGCCTGCATTTAGTGCTTCTTCAGTGTGTGAAATATGGTTTGATGTGCgtgtttattattatgtatAACACTTTGACAATACGTGGTAAATATGCTGATAAAGCCTATATAGCCTAAATAACCACATACGTTGAAGGATGTTTAACGGCACCGGTATGGTGACAGAATGgccttccccctcccccaggtcctCAGGTGTGATAACCAACGGCAACAGTTTCCAGAAATCCAACACCTCTCAGTCCTCTGACCTCGGAGACTCGGACTCTCCCCTGGCCCGAATATCCAGGGAGAGGGTCTCTGCCGAACTGAGTCCAGATTCTGGCATCGTTGTCACACCCGTGAGTCCCCCAATCTACCCGCGTTTAGCCGCAGGGGGCGACAGATCACCCCTACGAAAATGCCACGTGCAAAACACACCCCAGCTGTTTCCTTTCTGGCTTAATCCGATTCACATTACAGATGAATCTGACGGCACTCCGGCATTATCCCAGTTTCTCTTTCCGTTTTCGTGTCTGAAAGCTTTTTCTGTTTCATGTCAGTTACCCTCCAGCAGATTCAAGTACCTCTCTTGGCACAAGTTAGATGAGAATGGCGTCCAAGGAAACCAGCTGATCTGCCCCAGGGTCAGAGAAGGTGAGGTTGCTGCCATTTCTCTAGCCTGCCCACGCAACACTTTCATTAAATAACATTGGCGATATACAGTAGTTTGGCATTGTTCATGTAATACTCAGGGCCGCCAGAGGAGGAGCTCTATCTGAGGGAACAGGAAGGTTTCCATGAGGatgtgaggaggaggaggaggagggcagGCGAGAAGGAGAGGTGGGAGGAGAGGCTGCAAGAGAATTGGGAGAATTGTGTGGTGAGAAACACATCTGTCctcactgtcccccccccccccccccagcatggcACCATGTCCTGCCTGTCACCTCCCAGTGTGTCACTGAAAACTGCCATTTGTATAGCAGGCCAAACAGTCCACAGTGTGCACTCCTGTCTCTGTAACTGGGTGTGTGTGGGAATCCACCCACCTCTCCCACCAGGAGCTGAACCTCTCCTTCCAGGACCTGGGTGATCCATATCAGTCAGAGAACTTCTTCCGGATCCTGCGCCGGCTGATCCGTGTTGAGAAGCTGCAGCTGGTGGATAATGCACTGAGGGACCTGAGTTCTATCCGACTGCCAAGGTACGTTTCTCAGAAGGACTCTAGCGAGAATAATCTGGAAGTTTAGTGaacttgtgggtttttttcCTCATGGAAATTGAAGAATCCCATGTTTGTCATGTGACACATTTTTCAGGTGCAAAAGCCTAAACTTGCACAGGAACTACCTGACCTCAGTCCGGCAACTGCCAAAGATTCCACAGATCCAGCACCTGGTCCTGTCGGAAAATGGCATCGAGGCCCTGGGGGAGCTGGTCCTGCTGGGGACCACACCCTTGCACTCCCTGACGCTCTGTCGGAACCCCTGTGCCTTCCTGCAGGACTACCGAGCATGGTAAGCGGGGTCCACATTTTATATGAGGAGTTGAAATTAAATTAAGCTTTACTTGCCATTTGTACCAGTAGGAGGAAAAAGTACATTAGatcttgctctcctttttgAAAAAGTCACATCTAGAGGCAAGAGTGgagcttggggtcagagcacagggtcatcTGGCCAGTGCCTCTGAAGCAATTAGACTAAAATATTTCAGATTGTCCCTGCAGGTCAGTAAATCAACATTATATCAAGTGTCTTTTTTCTCAGTATGGTCAAACGCAACATGGATCTCAAAGCCTGGATCATCTTCAAAGCATCCGTCTTCGGTGTTGTAGGGAAGCTGTGGTTATGGTGGGTGGCGTTTCAGCTGCTTACTGGAGTCCACTAACGGTTTCCCCTAAAATCCATGTCCCTCCCGCTCCCACAGTGTGTTCTCCTGCCTGCCAAAACTCAAAGTGCTCGACGGGATCCCCAAACTGCCAGAAGACTCCAGTCCTCGCTGTCCGCCTGCTCCATCACGAACATGCACCATACTGTGAGCTGGGTCTGTATCAGCTGCTAGCCACCGGTGGTCCAGACCCTTCAGAGATGTGGCCTCAAAGAGAATCTCCTGATCTCCAGCCCTGCACAGTCGCGATTTCTGTCGTCTCCCAATCATGTAACATTAGAGATGCAGAATGCAGTTTAGCAGATGAAAACATCCGGATTTAGAAGCTTAGGCCCGGCGTGAAGATCGTGCTAGCTGTTCTGTGTAGGTAAATGCCACTGCTCATTAAAAACATCTTCCAAACGAACACTTGTGATCATTTCTCTGCTGCTGTTCTGTGGTGACATGACATGATTCCTGATCTCCCAGCAGCCAGATAAAATCAGTCACACGATACTGATACAATGTCATCGGGACAAAGCCACACTATACTCATGTAAACAAGGCATTTCAGccttttctctctctcgctcataCACACCCCCCAAGAGACTTTTCTCACTTCACTGTATTCAACACGTTTAAACACCATCTCAACCCAGAGAGACATTATGGCTCCAGTCACTAGCTTGACCCAAAATGCATTTGCAAAGCATGTTGAGCATTTTGTTTAAACGGTGTTTATATCATTTCCGCTCAAAAGTTGACCTGGTGACTGGAGACCGTGGCGATCATTGCTGGGCGAGCTTCACACCCCAatcccgcacccccccccccgccatcttCACTTCCAGTTTTCATTTCATCATTGACAGGGACCCCCTCAGAAGACACTGCCTTTCCTCTTACCTGGATCTGCCAATAGAAGTGACAATAGCTAGGGAGTCATCCAATAATCTATTCAAATGAATGGGACACAAGGTCATCTCTACAGCTCAATGGGATCATTTAACATCTCCAGGAGTTCTGCAGTGATGCTGATTGACCAGGCAGAGATGTTACAGAACCACAGCACTTTAATCTGTATAGTTAAAGCACATATGCTATAGTAGTTTTTCTGCATTAAACAACCCACAGAGCATTAAACGAAACCCAACCTTATGTTCTTGCTCTTAAACTGAAACGAAAGCATGTGTTTAACCATCAGGGGCGCTGGAAGGCTTCCAGAAGCGGCGGAGGAGTGCTCCTCACACCTGCTGGCGTGCAGCGATCTGGCTCCGTGGCAGAACCCCCACTGCCCCTGCCCCATGGCTGCCCAGGGGCGCCCCCGCAGACACGAGTGAGCGATTACAGAGTCAGCGAGAGGTCGTACATCCACGTCGCCGTGCCTTTGTGAAGGGTTTCGTAACATCAAGCTACTTCCCCACTCCTTTAGGAGCACGTCAAGCCAGTAGCCATGGAAacatgagccccccccccccaacctgccaATGCGAATCACTTTCTTGCCTTATAAATACCACACATTCATTTTTGGAGCTATTTTTAATGTACGGCGATGAATGCGGGCGCTTAGAGCCGCAGGAACGAGTCCAGCTCAAGGCCGCTGCTGAAGGCCACGCAGATGCGCAGGATGTACACTCCAGCATTACTGCATGAGCAATGAATCTTCCGTGAGCTGCAGCACGCATTTTAAAGAAGATTCCCCATAAGATACGTACaaaatgatatttatttatctatacaTTTTACAGCAGAACGTGAGCGATTAAAGGAATCGATTGTTTAGCATCTCCGCCTTTTACAATCCTCTGTATAGTTATGGggacatgaaaacaaaatggctgataAAGGATTTGAGATTATATCTGAAATAAATAGCAGAAGGTTTCCCCGTTTTAAAAGGCGAGGGCCACATTTCTCCCTCATGTAACACAAAAAGTATAAAATACCTCCTGTAACTTtgaattacttaaaaaaaaaataataataatcacaccCCTAGAGGCCAGCTGACACTTTTGATGTGAAAATGGACAGAAACAGTGTGTGAGGGTCCCCAGCAAAGGGGACCATCAGGCACCACGCAGGACAGCTAACCATGGGAGGGGCACAGACCAGAGAATCCATCGCCAGCCACCATCAGCACATTCACCATTACTACGGTACCTCTGCGGTCTGAATATTACTACATGCAGCACGGAGAAGGTGTAGGTTAATGAttaaaggggggtggggggggggggggaccttccCCCAAAATGTACAGCAACCAACAGCTTATCACTCTGCCTCATTCCTCCACTGTGTCTTAACAGTCTTACAGCCACTAGAATGTGGATTTTTGTATTCCGCTGTCAGCAAAAGTGTACGATTACGGGCGTCCCCCACAGCGCCTGTACAAACGCGACACACGGGTGAGCGTCCGCGTGCCAGGCTGCCAGGCACCGCCAGCCACATTCAGTAGTTTAATCGTTGGGTTTGGGTACGTTTAGAAGTTTGGGGAGCGCTGCAGCCAATCAGGTCAAAGAAGTGGTTGCTTAGTAACCCTCCttttacacatatatatagtgGAGGAGACATGATTGTCAGAAACGACACCTGAAGAATTAAATACATCATTAAATAGATCAATACAAACCTTCACATAGAAATCTTAAAAACATAAGCATCTTGGGTAATGCATCTACCTTACAGCCATCATCATCATTTGGAACATGGCGATTTGTTTCAGGCGGTGGCTGGTTTTAACTGGACCAGAAAGATCCAGCTGGTCACATGGAACCGCTTATTCCCAGGCCTTTGGAAAAACATGACCTCCATCATTACAGATTCCGAACCCAGACGGATGCAACCACGGACCAGTCAACCAGAATACAGGACACCTACTGTACTGGAAAGTTCTAGAtaaacatcccccccccacttttaaaaaggaaaaaataacattttaaaaaagaacCCTGAGGGAACGGCGATCTTCAGCGGAAGGCACTGTGTTCAGTCTCTCTGCGCTCCCGCCTCTCACATCTCAGCTCTACGATTGGTCCGCGAGTTCTTCGTCACTTCCTCTTCCGCCTCCCCGTCCTCCTCTTCGTAGTTCTCCTCCTCGTTGGCCGTCACGTCCTTCCTGAGTTCCTTGCCCACCTTCCCGGCATCACGCCTCGCATCATCCTGCGGCACGGGGCGACAGGGCACATCAGCACCGTGGCCAGGAATCACaggaaaatatatttacattttatttgtttagtggaagcttttatccaaactGACGTAACATTTCTCAGTAGggccagacagtccctggagcaactgggcaAATGGTCATGTTCAGAGGCCCAATGGTAACATCACTGCACCaacactgggatttgaaccagcatcCTTCCCATCGCTGACACAGCGTCTTTTAAAAGCACTACCTATCTTGGTAAAACAGTAGGTCTTGCTCTCGCACTTCCTATCATTCGTACAGATGTGTGTGATGCGAAATGAAATGTGTCAAATGACAAATGATTTGCACACAGCAAGACCGACCCTGTAAGCAAACGCTGAGGAAGGGGCAGTAAGCGTTCATCTTGCCCCCCCATCACAGACGTTATATATACTTCTGCCTGTTAGTCACCTGCATCTCCTCATCACTGCAAATACCGGCtcttttttcatgttttcagCCAGTTACCCGCTGAGACTGCTAGATCACTAGAGGTGACGCGTCCGGGTGGATTATGGTCGACTCGGTGCCCGAACACGGTCTCCACCCCCTCGCTGCCGTGACCTTGGCTCTCACCGGGCCGCCAGCTGCACGCAGTGGGGGGAGGCGGTATTTTCACCCACGTGCTCGTAAACAAGGTCACGGGCGGCTTTTTGAGGACGTCAGCTTCAGACGTTATGGTGTCTTCAGAGCGAACGCGCGAGACGGATGCCAGCTCATCCAAGAACCGAGTCCGTTGATAAAGAGGCGGCCGCCATGACTTACTCAGATGCCTTTTAACAATGGATCTTCTCAAAGATCTTAATTTCTAAGTATGGGAGGAGCCGTCCTCCTCACGTGGCGCGAGAAGAGAAGAACCACCTGAGCAGGGCTCAGTGGACACGGCTGCCCCAGGAGGAGACCACGGATGCTGGTCAATGAGGTCAGGAGACACTACGCTGTCACTCTGGGACGTCTACATAACCCCACCATGTAAGTCAGCTTTATTGATGTGTCTTTCACATCTTTGATTACAATGTCTGTTGTGAAACTAGCTGTGTGTTACAGGGGGGGAGTGTTACAGCTGTTGAGCCTCTTGTAGTTCAAAAACAATTACGTTCAGGACGGGGGCAATCcacttttaaatgtaaattttgtaattaatggagtgttattttaaaaaaaaaaaagtcaaacgATGTACATTTCACAGAGTAGAGGAGGCATTTTCAAACAAGTAAAACCGTGGTCTAACAGAGAATGAGGTTCAGTAAAACAGGCTATGGTCACTGTTTTGACTGCGTAGCTGGGGGGAGCTTCCCTCTGCTGCAAACCTGGCAACCCAAACTCTGCAGTCCAGGCGGGCTGCCGTCATTACAAATGAACCAGACCACTCCCCCCAGCCTACCTGTCAGCCAAAAAGACATCAATTAAAACAAACCTCAAGTAAAATGAATTCCTTCTCTAAAGGATCAGTTACTTAAACAGGCCAGTGAACAAGCCTTGTAAACGGTGAAGGCATAATGAGATGGGCTCAGTCTAATGCGTTTGTGGAAATGTTACAAAGCGCAAACCTCATCCTTCACGGAACAGAACTGCACATTGACTCACGCCCTCTCCATTCTCCTCGTTGTAAGggtcttcttcctcctccccttCCTGTTTCTGATGTGCTGCAGCCACAGCCAAGTCCTCCTGGACCTAAAGGAGGATCAGGTCTTAGTCTGGGTTTGTATAATCACTCAT is part of the Paramormyrops kingsleyae isolate MSU_618 chromosome 17, PKINGS_0.4, whole genome shotgun sequence genome and encodes:
- the LOC111833929 gene encoding uncharacterized protein isoform X1; the protein is MSERSSGVITNGNSFQKSNTSQSSDLGDSDSPLARISRERVSAELSPDSGIVVTPLPSSRFKYLSWHKLDENGVQGNQLICPRVREGPPEEELYLREQEGFHEDVRRRRRRAGEKERWEERLQENWENCVELNLSFQDLGDPYQSENFFRILRRLIRVEKLQLVDNALRDLSSIRLPRCKSLNLHRNYLTSVRQLPKIPQIQHLVLSENGIEALGELVLLGTTPLHSLTLCRNPCAFLQDYRACMVKRNMDLKAWIIFKASVFGVVGKLWLCVFSCLPKLKVLDGIPKLPEDSSPRCPPAPSRTCTIL
- the LOC111833929 gene encoding uncharacterized protein isoform X2, with the translated sequence MSERSSGVITNGNSFQKSNTSQSSDLGDSDSPLARISRERVSAELSPDSGIVVTPLPSSRFKYLSWHKLDENGVQGNQLICPRVREGPPEEELYLREQEGFHEDVRRRRRRAGEKERWEERLQENWENCVELNLSFQDLGDPYQSENFFRILRRLIRVEKLQLVDNALRDLSSIRLPRCKSLNLHRNYLTSVRQLPKIPQIQHLVLSENGIEALGELVLLGTTPLHSLTLCRNPCAFLQDYRACVFSCLPKLKVLDGIPKLPEDSSPRCPPAPSRTCTIL